From the genome of Excalfactoria chinensis isolate bCotChi1 chromosome 14, bCotChi1.hap2, whole genome shotgun sequence, one region includes:
- the AMZ1 gene encoding archaemetzincin-1 has product MLQCKHAQEFSFGPRALKDALISTNPALQELYAKAFSRAEKLFLSEAYNPQRTLFCTLLIRTAFDWLLSHPDAPEDFETFYHAMLRRKQSYCRKHIYLQPIDLTEGPAGPSLLDSLQSCVESFFLGLRVKCLPSIPISSIHCCYRHSQDTDRVQLHADGILNFLKNNKPMDALCVLGLTLLDLYPCETWSFTFSKFLPGQEVGVCSFARFSGDFPQANCSSLNPLTKKEQLSDVSKESRERTLPFSAQEMVQCCKVTCHEICHLMGLGTCRWLQCIMQGALSLDEALLRPLEPCPICLRKLQHVVGFKLVERYRKLYAWTQTVLSTWPKQEPADLSASEDILPLSSDSGMCCENDSEAVTSLSEPLTPDVCSQALSIGPELDERSCSLAEVQSQPQLAGPSQPTDVVKDYELWLEMCIAALERNVSEEELVQVDEAVDALARWDMFTGQLPAMKKDLPFVRDNTGLRKVLGDKFSSLRRKLSSRKLSKGESSPHRWRWEDN; this is encoded by the exons ATGCTGCAGTGCAAACACGCACAGGAGTTCAGCTTCGGGCCCCGGGCTCTGAAGGATGCGCTGATCTCCACCAACCCTGCCCTGCAGGAGCTCTATGCCAAGGCTTTCTCCAGGGCAGAGAAGCTGTTCCTTTCTGAAGCCTACAACCCGCAGAGGACGCTCTTTTGCACGCTGCTCATCCGGACAGCATTCGATTGGCTCCTCAGCCACCCCGATGCACCCGAGGACTTTGAAACCTTCTACCACGCCATGCtgaggagaaagcagagctACTGTAGGAAGCACATCTACCTGCAGCCTATCG ACCTGACTGAAGGGCCTGCTGGGCCCTCGCTGCTGGATTCCCTTCAGAGCTGCGTGGAGTCCTTCTTCCTGGGGCTCCGTGTGAAGTGccttccttccatccccatctcatccATTCACTGCTGCTACCGCCACAGCCAGGACACGGACAGAGTGCAGCTACATGCAG ATGGGATCCTGAACTTCCTGAAGAACAACAAGCCCATGGATGCTCTGTGTGTCCTCGGGCTCACTCTTTTGGACCTGTACCCATGCGAGACCTGGAGCTTCACGTTCAGCAAATTCCTGCCAGGACAAG AAGTGGGAGTCTGCAGCTTTGCCAGATTTTCTGGGGATTTCCCCCAGGCCAACTGTAGCAGCTTGAACCCActgacaaagaaagaacagttaAGTGATGTCAGCAAGGAGAGCCGAGAGCGGACCTTGCCCTTCAGTGCCCAAGAGATGGTCCAGTGCTGTAAG GTGACTTGCCATGAGATCTGTCACCTGATGGGCCTGGGGACGTGCCGCTGGCTGCAGTGCATCATGCAGGGTGCGCTGAGCCTGGATGAAGCCCTGCTGCGGCCCTTGGAGCCCTGCCCCATCTGCCTGCGCAAGCTGCAGCACGTCGTGGGCTTCAAGCTTGTCGAGCGCTACAGG AAGCTCTACGCTTGGACACAGACCGTGCTGTCCACGTGGCCAAAGCAGGAGCCAGCAGACCTGTCAGCCTCAGAGGACATCCTTCCGCTCAGCTCGGACTCCGGGATGTGCTGTGAGAACGACTCCGAGGCCGTGACCTCCTTGTCAGAGCCGCTGACGCCGGACGTGTGCAGCCAGGCACTCTCCATCGGCCCGGAGCTGGACGAGCGGTCGTGTTCGCTGGCTGAGGTGCAGAGTCAGCCCCAGCTGGCTGGGCCCAGCCAGCCAACAGATGTGGTTAAAGATTACGAGCTGTGGCTGGAGATGTGCATCGCTGCCCTGGAGAGGAACGTCTCTGAGGAGGAACTGGTTCAGGTAGacgaggctgtggatgctctggCTAGGTGGGACATGTTCACAGGACAGCTGCCTGCTATGAAGAAGGATCTGCCCTTTGTTCGGGACAACACCGGGC